The following DNA comes from Brassica oleracea var. oleracea cultivar TO1000 chromosome C5, BOL, whole genome shotgun sequence.
CTTTTTTANNNNNNNNNNNNNNNNNNNNNNNNNNNNNNNNNNNNNNNNNNNNNNNNNNNNNNNNNNNNNNNNNNNNNNNNNNNNNNNNNNNNNNNNNNNNNNNNNNNNNNNNNNNNNNNNNNNNNNNNNNNNNNNNNNNNNNNNNNNNNNNNNNNNNNNNNNNNNNNNNNNNNNNNNNNNNNNNNNNNNNNNNNNNNNNNNNNNNNNNNNNNNNNNNNNNNNNNNNNNNNNNNNNNNNNNNNNNNNNNNNNNNNNNNNNNNNNNNNNNNNNNNNNNNNNNNNNNNNNNNNNNNNNNNNNNNNNNNNNNNNNNNNNNNNNNNNNNNNNNNNNNNNNNNNNNNNNNNNNNNNNNNNNNNNNNNNNNNNNNNNNNNNNNNNNNNNNNNNNNNNNNNNNNNNNNNNNNNNNNNNNNNNNNNNNNNNNNNNNNNNNNNNNNNNNNNNNNNNNNNNNNNNNNNNNNNNNNNNNNNNNNNNNNNNNNNNNNNNNNNNNNNNNNNNNNNNNNNNNNNNNNNNNNNNNNNNNNNNNNNNNNNNNNNNNNNNNNNNNNNNNNNNNNNNNNNNNNNNNNNNNNNNNNNNNNNNNNNNNNNNNNNNNNNNNNNNNNNNNNNNNNNNNNNNNNNNNNNNNNNNNNNNNNNNNNNNNNNNNNNNNNNNNNNNNNNNNNNNNNNNNNNNNNNNNNNNNNNNNNNNNNNNNNNNNNNNNNNNNNNNNNNNNNNNNNNNNNNNNNNNNNNNNNNNNNNNNNNNNNNNNNNNNNNNNNNNNNNNNNNNNNNNNNNNNNNNNNNNNNNNNNNNNNNNNNNNNNNNNNNNNNNNNNNNNNNNNNNNNNNNNNNNNNNNNNNNNNNNNNNNNNNNNNNNNNNNNNNNNNNNNNNNNNNNNNNNNNNNNNNNNNNNNNNNNNNNNNNNNNNNNNNNNNNNNNNNNNNNNNNNNNNNNNNNNNNNNNNNNNNNNNNNNNNNNNNNNNGTTATGAAAAAATTCCCAAATACTTGCACATGATGAAGGAAGCTAATTCAGGGTCACACACGTTTTATGAAAAGGATACAAAAGGGAGATTCAGATTCCTCTTCATCTCGTTTGGTCAAAGTGTTTGCGGTTTCTATGCTGCAATTCGAAAAGTTATTGTGGTGGATGGGATGTTTTTGAAGAGCAAATAAAAAGGAGTATTACTAGTGGCTACTGCATTAGATGGAAACTCGAGTTTATATCCTATTGCCTTTGGAGTTGTCGACTCAGAGAATGACCTCGCGTGGAACTGGTTTATGAGACAACTTAATGTGGTCATTGCTGACGACCATAGTTTAGCTTTTGTGTCTGATAGGAATTCCTTAATTACTAAAGCTATTGCGAGAGTGTACCCGCAAGCTCATCATGGAATTTGCATTCACCACTTGCTGAATAATGTTGTAACATATTTCAGCGGGAAAGGTGTGGCTGGTTTGATTGCAAAGGCTTCTAAAGCTTATCGAGCTGCTGATTTTTGTAAGGTGTTCACTACTATTTTCGCTATTAGTCCTGAAATTGGAAATTATCTCATAGATGCCGATGTGAGGAAGTGGGCTCGTTGTCAGTTTCCGGGTTACAGATATGATATTAGGACTACTAACCCTGCGGAGTCAATAAATGCTGCTTTGCGTACGCCTAGAGAGTTTCCAGTGATACCTTTGTTGGACAGCATTAGGGAAATGATGACTCGATGGTTTTTCAAACGTAAAACTTTAATTTCTAAGCATTCGAAGCCACTGACCATTGCTGTGGGGAAGAAGATTGACAGAAGGATTGAGAAGGGTAAAACGTTTAAGGTCTTTCCAGTTAGCGTTCATAGGTTTTTAGTTCAAGGTGACACTTTCGACTGCTCGGTTGACTTGGTCAGACGCACGTGTTCTTGTGGGAAATTTGATCTGATGAAAATCCCATGCAGGCACGCCATAAAAGCAGGCTTCAGTGTTGGAATAAGACCACACACACTAACAGATGACATGTACACTACGTGTGCGTGCTCGGTCGCTACGTAGCGACCGAGCTTGGCATGTGCGTGGTCCGATGGCCATACTTGAGATTGTCCGTGGCCGATTTGGATACGTGTCCATTGCCTTCGGATAATCGGTATTTAGTGGTTCGATTGAGATTAGAACAATATTTTACCGCAAGGCTCTTCGTAAAGATTTCTTTACGAAGATTACTTTTTGTAAAAATATTCATGCCGATTTTTACGAACTTTCAGATATTAATTCCGTCGTGACCGATTTTGACCCCAACAGTCCTTTTGCACCAGCTCCTTTAAAGAGTTGAAAGAAGAGGTGAACAAACCTTCAATGAAGGTCTTCAGATCACCGGAGACACCACTGTTATGCTCAGCCGTCCGTTGACAAAGCAATTGTTTCTTTCGAGACTCGAAACCTGGATCTATAAGCTTGCGCTTGCCCCTTTTCGCAACAACAACTGGTTCCTCTGCAACAACAACCGGTTCCTGTGCAACAACAGACGGTTCCTCTGTGACATCTTCGACTTCAACATCTTCTTCTGAATCAGAAAGCTCCACATTTCGAGGCAAAGCCTCAACTTCCCAAGCGAATTGGTTCCAGTCTTGTTTGGCATTCATCAGAGCAACAATACGACCAACTCTTTCATCCTTTTTCTCATCTTCCCTAATGAACGCAGCATCATCAACCACATCATTGTTCCCAGTATGAGATATAAAGGGAAACAGCTCTCCCTGCCAAAAACAAACAAATCAGTAAGCATAAATTGTTTAAATTTTAGAATTCAATATTCATAGAAGAAAGACAGTTACCTTATCGAAGTGTGACTGTAGGCTATTGATATCTTGGTAGGATACTTTTCCATTTCCTTTCCAATTTCTACATCTCACTTTGGTGATGTTTTTTTTAATCTTTTTACCCACCATAGTACCAATGTCTGGGACTGCCTCCATAATCCATATCTGAAACGCATATGAGAATCCATCCAACACGTAACTGTTCTTCAGATGCAAATCTTCCCTTGCTCTGAATATTGATGCAAGCAGCTCATCATACGCGCGAAGACCCCAAGGATACATCCTCAACTTCTCAAAATCCATCACCAAACGGATGTATTCTTGAGGGATAGACACTTTCCAATCCTTAGCCATGATGAATCCATGTATAATACACAGATATACTAGCCTCACCCTGTCCACATAAGTCCACTCCTTACACTCTTTAAGAAGCTCATCCCTTACACTGAATAAGTTAATCTTTCTATTTTACTTCAGCACGAGGCTCCAGAACCCCTTATCATCCTTCCAATTAATGAAGTCTATCTCCGTTTCATCTTTGAACTTCAAACCAGTCACGGCATGAAATTCTTGCATAGAAAACCTGAGAGACCGCTTTGCAGAAACCACAACTCGTGGAGCTTGGAAACCTTGAGCTGCTTGCATATGAAGCTACGAATAATCTTCCTGGAGTAAATGAGCTTATTTTCTACGATTGCCAGAATCGGACCGAAGACTGGGTCTTTCAATACTTCTTCATACTCATCCTTGAGAACACCCTTCACCGTTTCAAGAATCGTACGTCTACAAGTGTTGTTAATCTTATCAATCTGAGTCTCATNNNNNNNNNNNNNNNNNNNNNNNNNNNNNNNNNNNNNNNNNNNNNNNNNNNNNNNNNNNNNNNNNNNNNNNNNNNNNTAGCCATTCCTTTAAGGACATACAAACACAATTCCAAAGTAAATATAACTCAATCTCACAATCAAACTATTAGACATTCAAAAATAGCACATAACAATCACAATCAACTAGCATATGTGTTTTTCTCTACACGCATGGTCCAAACACGGCAAAGAAACATAGCCAATTCAACTGATCACATTAACAACATGTAAAATCGATCTATTTACATATCAAACTAATTAGCCTTTTCAAGTCTATTAGGAATTGAGAACTATAAACGTGAATCGAATCGAATTGTGTTTTAAAACGTGAATCGAACTCAACAACAAA
Coding sequences within:
- the LOC106292267 gene encoding uncharacterized protein LOC106292267, producing the protein MQAAQGFQAPRVVVSAKRSLRFSMQEFHAVTGLKFKDETEIDFINWKDDKGFWSLVLKVRLVYLCIIHGFIMAKDWKVSIPQEYIRLVMDFEKLRMYPWGLRAYDELLASIFRAREDLHLKNSYVLDGFSYAFQIWIMEAVPDIGTMVGKKIKKNITKVRCRNWKGNGKVSYQDINSLQSHFDKGELFPFISHTGNNDVVDDAAFIREDEKKDERVGRIVALMNAKQDWNQFAWEVEALPRNVELSDSEEDVEVEDVTEEPSVVAQEPVVVAEEPVVVAKRGKRKLIDPGFESRKKQLLCQRTAEHNSGVSGDLKTFIEGLFTSSFNSLKELVQKDCWGQNRSRRN
- the LOC106292265 gene encoding uncharacterized protein LOC106292265, which produces MKEANSGSHTFYEKDTKGRFRFLFISFGQSVCGVLLVATALDGNSSLYPIAFGVVDSENDLAWNWFMRQLNVVIADDHSLAFVSDRNSLITKAIARVYPQAHHGICIHHLLNNVVTYFSGKGVAGLIAKASKAYRAADFCKVFTTIFAISPEIGNYLIDADVRKWARCQFPGYRYDIRTTNPAESINAALRTPREFPVIPLLDSIREMMTRWFFKRKTLISKHSKPLTIAVGKKIDRRIEKGKTFKVFPVSVHRFLVQGDTFDCSVDLVRRTCSCGKFDLMKIPCRHAIKAGFSVGIRPHTLTDDMYTTCACSVAT